GGAGAAGTTCACCCACCGCCGCCCCGACCAGCTCTCCGGCGGCCAGCAGCAAAGGGTGGCGATTGCCCGCGCACTGGTCACGCGTCCGGCGCTGCTGCTGGCCGACGAACCCACCGGCAACCTCGACACGAAGACGGCCGCGGATGTGTTCGGGCTGCTGCGCCGCTTCAACGAACAGTACGGCTGCGCGGTGCTGGTGGTCACCCACGACCCGCGCCTGTCGGACACCTGCGACCGCACCATCAACCTGGTGGATGGAAAGATCGTGTCGGACGAGCGACGGGACGGGCGCCTGCGGGGGGGTGGGGCGCCTACCGCGGAATCGCAGGACCGCCGCAGCTGAGGTCCGTGTTCGAAGTGGAGCCGCCAGCGTTATCTGCGGCAACGCGCGTGCGGCGCCAAGGCAGGCCGGCTATCGTTCCGCCCTGATGACGAGGGCCGCGCATGAAGAAGAGTTATGACCCACCGTTGACCCGGAACACCAACGCGCCCCTCTACCGCTTCGACAAGGCAATCGAGAAGGCGCAGGAACGCCTGCTGTCGGCCATCGACATGAAGCAGCACCACACCAGTCACAACCTGGCGCAGGAAGTGATCAGCGAGGCGCGCGAGGCGCTGCGCAAGGCCGAGCACCAGCGTGAGCTCAAGATCAGGGAACTGGCGCAGAAGGACGCGGACGCCAAGGCCTACCGCACGTAAGCCGAATTCCGGCGCGGCGCCTGCTCGGGTGTAGCCCGCAGCTGCGGAAGTGAACCTGGCTCAGTTGACTCCAGGCAGCAACGCGTAGCCATCGCCCGCGCCGTGGTCACCCGCCCCGCGCGCTGCTGCTGGTCGACGAACCCACCGGCAACCTCGACACCAGGTCGGCCGCGGGTGTCTTCGAACTGCTGTGCGGCTTCAACGAGCGATACGGCTGCGCCGTGCTGGTGGTCACGCACGACCCACGCCTGTCCGGAACCTGCGACCGCACGATCAAGCTGGTCGACGGGAGATCTTGTCGGATGAGCCCAACGACGTTGCAACTCGCGATCCCGCTACGGCGAGGCTGATCCGGTGGCATGCAGGATGTGCCCGTGGCCATCCACCACGGCACGGAAACGCCTTCCTTCGTAGTAGAACGTCGCGCGCCACAGACCGGCATCCTCGCCAGTGCCGCGTTCGCACAGCACGGAGACCTTGCCGTCGTGCATGAGTTGGCGGAAGGCCGACACCTCCAGGCCGAGATTCACGGCCGCCTGCGCACCGTCGATCTCGATGCTGGCCGGCGACGTGTCGGCACCGGCAAGCTGGAGTGCGATGGCCTTCATGCCATCGATGATCCATCCGCGTGCGGCGCGCTGCCTTGATACAGGTCAGGCAGGGGCGCCCTG
This portion of the Luteimonas yindakuii genome encodes:
- a CDS encoding DUF6522 family protein, whose product is MKAIALQLAGADTSPASIEIDGAQAAVNLGLEVSAFRQLMHDGKVSVLCERGTGEDAGLWRATFYYEGRRFRAVVDGHGHILHATGSASP